In a single window of the Tribolium castaneum strain GA2 chromosome 8, icTriCast1.1, whole genome shotgun sequence genome:
- the LOC100142212 gene encoding uncharacterized protein LOC100142212 isoform X2: MRLSRAGKPPGCRYTSENSPRAKKSRIGADRLTLLPGFLSQGIKSSSPEHEDCAPVKPPKLRRSWRLSKKSNQPVSVSGYFNKLVLDSDQSLFREIKSKFARKNSDLDDDFGARLVAQVGAVELPDLRDYRKRIEEEIELINGVLTGQVGRNMSLNRKRVYSEEEKENFPMKFSYVPPSSWVFQTPPNRKLNYNRAKADENTLKPAVIEKRNDGKVVYEMNKKINVDLSRFHNRQEIDIDKRYMMEVSTATFDDEQEPDDKGAFDSYELENHFLSLTSRPKKVVSSMSRCTSLKRKRDIFEPQAGCSTLTEEFKPNICFMENLNLDDPEESFTFKFTSSECYNGPTTGHLFDFDGNKKDSFNFHF, translated from the exons ATGCGTTTAAGCCGCGCTGGGAAGCCCCCAGGTTGTCGCTACACGTCCGAGAATTCGCCCCGTGCCAAGAAATCGCGCATTGGCGCCGACCGCTTGACA CTTTTGCCGGGGTTTCTCTCGCAAGGGATAAAGTCGT CCTCGCCGGAGCATGAGGATTGCGCCCCCGTGAAGCCCCCCAAGTTGCGGCGTTCGTGGCGACTGTCCAAGAAAAGTAACCAGCCGGTCTCCGTGTCGGGTTATTTCAATAAGCTGGTGCTGGACTCGGATCAGAGCCTTTTTCGCGAGATTAAGAGCAAATTTGCGCGGAAAAACTCCGATTTGGATGACGATTTTGGGGCCCGTTTGGTGGCACAAGTGGGGGCGGTAGAACTGCCCGATTTGAGGGATTACAGAAAGCGGATTGAGGAGGAAATTGAGTTGATTAACGGCGTTCTAACGGGGCAAGTGGGGCGGAACATGTCGCTGAACAGGAAACGGGTTTACAGCGAGGAGGAGAAGGAGAATTTCCCGATGAAATTCTCCTACGTGCCCCCGTCCAGTTGGGTGTTCCAGACGCCCCCCAACCGCAAACTCAACTACAACAGGGCCAAGGCGGACGAAAACACGCTCAAACCTGCCGTTATTGAGAAACGAAACGATGGGAAAGTTGTCTACgaaatgaacaaaaaaattaatgtcgACTTGTCGCGGTTTCACAACCGACAAGAGATTGACATTGACAAGAGGTACATGATGGAGGTTTCCACGGCAACGTTTGATGACGAACAAGAGCCAGACGATAAG GGCGCCTTTGATTCGTACGAGCTTGAGAAccattttttgagcttgaCTTCGCGTCCGAAAAAAGTCGTCTCGTCAATGTCTCGCTGTACGTCGTTGAAACGCAAACGTGATATTTTCGAGCCGCAAGCAGGCTGTTCCACATTGACTGAAGAATTTAAGCCTAACATTTGTTTCATGGAGAATTTGAATCTGGACGATCCGGAGGAATCTTTTACGTTTAAGTTTACAAGTAGCGAGTGCTACAACGGGCCAACGACCGGGCATTTGTTCGATTTCGATGGCAACAAGAAGGATTCGTtcaatttccatttttga
- the LOC100142212 gene encoding uncharacterized protein LOC100142212 isoform X1 has translation MRLSRAGKPPGCRYTSENSPRAKKSRIGADRLTLVVFSQLLPGFLSQGIKSSSPEHEDCAPVKPPKLRRSWRLSKKSNQPVSVSGYFNKLVLDSDQSLFREIKSKFARKNSDLDDDFGARLVAQVGAVELPDLRDYRKRIEEEIELINGVLTGQVGRNMSLNRKRVYSEEEKENFPMKFSYVPPSSWVFQTPPNRKLNYNRAKADENTLKPAVIEKRNDGKVVYEMNKKINVDLSRFHNRQEIDIDKRYMMEVSTATFDDEQEPDDKGAFDSYELENHFLSLTSRPKKVVSSMSRCTSLKRKRDIFEPQAGCSTLTEEFKPNICFMENLNLDDPEESFTFKFTSSECYNGPTTGHLFDFDGNKKDSFNFHF, from the exons ATGCGTTTAAGCCGCGCTGGGAAGCCCCCAGGTTGTCGCTACACGTCCGAGAATTCGCCCCGTGCCAAGAAATCGCGCATTGGCGCCGACCGCTTGACA TTGGTTGTATTTTCACAGCTTTTGCCGGGGTTTCTCTCGCAAGGGATAAAGTCGT CCTCGCCGGAGCATGAGGATTGCGCCCCCGTGAAGCCCCCCAAGTTGCGGCGTTCGTGGCGACTGTCCAAGAAAAGTAACCAGCCGGTCTCCGTGTCGGGTTATTTCAATAAGCTGGTGCTGGACTCGGATCAGAGCCTTTTTCGCGAGATTAAGAGCAAATTTGCGCGGAAAAACTCCGATTTGGATGACGATTTTGGGGCCCGTTTGGTGGCACAAGTGGGGGCGGTAGAACTGCCCGATTTGAGGGATTACAGAAAGCGGATTGAGGAGGAAATTGAGTTGATTAACGGCGTTCTAACGGGGCAAGTGGGGCGGAACATGTCGCTGAACAGGAAACGGGTTTACAGCGAGGAGGAGAAGGAGAATTTCCCGATGAAATTCTCCTACGTGCCCCCGTCCAGTTGGGTGTTCCAGACGCCCCCCAACCGCAAACTCAACTACAACAGGGCCAAGGCGGACGAAAACACGCTCAAACCTGCCGTTATTGAGAAACGAAACGATGGGAAAGTTGTCTACgaaatgaacaaaaaaattaatgtcgACTTGTCGCGGTTTCACAACCGACAAGAGATTGACATTGACAAGAGGTACATGATGGAGGTTTCCACGGCAACGTTTGATGACGAACAAGAGCCAGACGATAAG GGCGCCTTTGATTCGTACGAGCTTGAGAAccattttttgagcttgaCTTCGCGTCCGAAAAAAGTCGTCTCGTCAATGTCTCGCTGTACGTCGTTGAAACGCAAACGTGATATTTTCGAGCCGCAAGCAGGCTGTTCCACATTGACTGAAGAATTTAAGCCTAACATTTGTTTCATGGAGAATTTGAATCTGGACGATCCGGAGGAATCTTTTACGTTTAAGTTTACAAGTAGCGAGTGCTACAACGGGCCAACGACCGGGCATTTGTTCGATTTCGATGGCAACAAGAAGGATTCGTtcaatttccatttttga
- the LOC100142414 gene encoding zinc finger protein 239: MTDNDDTKKLRAQCQHRLDLKKMGPGGPPVCRLCLRHGALDSLFAPHKKTTVEYAAMLGFCTSVQAEVDDGLPGKICQKCAKSLVALYKFKKIVIESDNKLRNNLPSHNENGGQDVAKGPKAKKTHQCDMCGLFLSCRSNLVQHMKLHTGEKPFKCDSCEKKFARVEHLKIHKRVHTGERPHQCTICAKRFIQNASLNAHLRTHSGERPYMCSVCGKSFSQSNSLTYHMRTHTGETPYKCKVCDKGFAHSGNLNIHMRFHNNIRPFECELCRMKFVTSSHLSVHMKRHLGEKPHKCKVCNKGFVRSEHLKDHLVIHSGERPHVCTVCLKGYTQSSHLSRHMKTHKLSWAYVTPFKFFGVSGP, translated from the exons ATGACAGATAACGATGACACAAAGAAGCTGCGCGCGCAGTGTCAACACCGacttgatttgaaaaaaatggggCCTGGGGGGCCCCCGGTCTGCCGGCTGTGCTTGAGACACGGCGCCCTCGACTCGCTTTTCGCCCCGCATAAGAAAACCACGGTTGAATATGCGGCAATGTTGGGGTTTTGCACCTCGGTTCAG gccGAAGTGGACGACGGTTTGCCTGGAAAAATATGccaaaaatgtgcaaaatcaCTCGTCGCACtttacaaattcaaaaaaatcgtcATTGAGAGTGACAATAAGCTGCGCAACAACCTACCCTCACATAATGAAAATGGGGGGCAGGACGTAGCTAAGGGCCCCAAAGCCAAAAAAACGCACCAATGCGACATGTGCGGGCTGTTTCTGAGCTGTCGCAGTAACCTGGTGCAACACATGAAGTTGCACACGGGGGAAAAACCCTTCAAGTGCGACAGTTGCGAGAAAAAATTTGCCCGTGTCGAGCATCTTAAAATCCACAAGAGGGTGCATACGGGAGAGCGCCCCCACCAGTGCACAATTTGCGCCAAGCGTTTTATCCAAAACGCCTCACTTAACGCCCATTTACGGACACACAGCGGCGAGCGCCCGTACATGTGCTCCGTTTGTGGCAAATCCTTCAGCCAGTCGAACAGCCTCACCTACCACATGCGCACCCACACCGGGGAAACCCCCTACAAGTGCAAAGTGTGCGACAAGGGCTTCGCCCACTCCGGCAATTTGAACATTCACATGCGTTTCCATAACAACATACGACCGTTTGAGTGCGAACTGTGCCGAATGAAGTTCGTGACAAGCTCGCACTTGTCGGTGCACATGAAACGCCACTTGGGGGAAAAACCGCACAAGTGCAAAGTGTGCAACAAGGGGTTCGTGCGCAGCGAGCATTTGAAAGACCACTTGGTCATACATTCGGGGGAACGACCGCACGTCTGCACGGTGTGTCTCAAGGGCTACACGCAGAGCAGCCACTTGAGCCGCCACATGAAAACGCACAAact CTCATGGGCGTACGTCACCccctttaaatttttcggGGTCTCGGGCCCCTAA
- the Lac gene encoding lachesin isoform X1: protein MASVQTTVLLVLGVFIEICLAQRSPTISYITQTQIKDIGGTVELSCSVQYTNDYPVIWMKIDPRSNANSLPISTGSTLILHESRYSLRYDEASSTYTLQIKDIQETDAGFYHCQIIISPSNRVSAEVELQVRRPPFISDNSTRSVVVSEGQAVQMECYAGGYPPPRISWRRENNAILPTGGSIYRGNVMKIKQIKKEDRGTYYCVAENGVGRGTKRNIAVEVEFAPVVTVPRPRLGQALQYDMDLECHVEAYPPPALTWVKDEVALSNNQHYSISHFATADEFTDTTLRVITIEKRQYGQYICKASNKLGSAEGVVELFESIIPVCPPACGQARYGDAATLSTSTAAICLTLLFVLFRDFHAQH from the exons ATGGCGTCGGTGCAAACAACAGTTTTGTTAGTTTTAGGTGTTTTTATAGAAATTT GTTTGGCACAAAGGTCCCCCACGATATCGTACATAACTCAAACTCAGATTAAGGATATTGGGGGCACAGTGGAATTATCATGTTCGGTTCAATACACGAACGATTATCCAGTGATCTGGATGAAGATCGATCCCAGGTCGAACGCCAACAGTTTGCCCATTTCCACCGGAAGTACGCTAATTCTGCACGAATCCCGATATTCGCTGCGTTATGACGAG gcGAGTTCGACTTATACGCTACAAATTAAAGACATTCAAGAAACCGACGCTGGTTTCTACCATTGTCAAATCATAATTTCGCCAAGTAATAGGGTCTCAGCTGAGGTGGAATTACAAGTACGGCGCCCCCCTTTCATTTCCGACAATTCGACGCGATCGGTTGTCGTATCAGAGGGACAAG CCGTCCAGATGGAGTGCTACGCCGGGGGTTACCCGCCGCCGAGAATCTCATGGCGTCGTGAAAACAACGCCATTTTGCCCACTGGTGGCTCCATCTACCGTGGCAACGTGatgaaaatcaaacaaataaaaaaagaagatCGTGGCACATATTATTGCGTCGCTGAGAATGGCGTTGGCCGAGGGACGAAACGTAACATTGCCGTCGAAGTGGAATTTGCGCCGGTTGTGACCGTGCCTCGGCCACGCCTCGGTCAAGCCCTCCAATACGACATGGATTTGGAGTGTCACGTGGAGGCGTATCCCCCGCCTGCTTTGACCTGGGTCAAGGACGAAGTCGCATTATCCAATAACCAACATTACAGTATTTCGCATTTCGCAACAGCGGACGAATTCACCGACACGACTTTACGTGTGATAACGATTGAGAAACGCCAGTATGGGCAGTATATTTGTAAAGCGTCGAACAAATTGGGCTCGGCAGAGGGCGTGGTCGAGTTGTTTG AGTCCATCATTCCTGTGTGTCCTCCTGCTTGCGGTCAGGCAAGGTATGGTGATGCGGCCACATTGTCGACAAGTACCGCAGCTATATGTTTGACGTTACTGTTCGTCTTGTTTCG AGATTTCCACGCCCAACATTAA
- the Lac gene encoding lachesin isoform X2, giving the protein MASVQTTVLLVLGVFIEICLAQRSPTISYITQTQIKDIGGTVELSCSVQYTNDYPVIWMKIDPRSNANSLPISTGSTLILHESRYSLRYDEASSTYTLQIKDIQETDAGFYHCQIIISPSNRVSAEVELQVRRPPFISDNSTRSVVVSEGQAVQMECYAGGYPPPRISWRRENNAILPTGGSIYRGNVMKIKQIKKEDRGTYYCVAENGVGRGTKRNIAVEVEFAPVVTVPRPRLGQALQYDMDLECHVEAYPPPALTWVKDEVALSNNQHYSISHFATADEFTDTTLRVITIEKRQYGQYICKASNKLGSAEGVVELFEISTPNINYPGLVWLNTSPRPTCNAVLITITILTTTLLHFFCLF; this is encoded by the exons ATGGCGTCGGTGCAAACAACAGTTTTGTTAGTTTTAGGTGTTTTTATAGAAATTT GTTTGGCACAAAGGTCCCCCACGATATCGTACATAACTCAAACTCAGATTAAGGATATTGGGGGCACAGTGGAATTATCATGTTCGGTTCAATACACGAACGATTATCCAGTGATCTGGATGAAGATCGATCCCAGGTCGAACGCCAACAGTTTGCCCATTTCCACCGGAAGTACGCTAATTCTGCACGAATCCCGATATTCGCTGCGTTATGACGAG gcGAGTTCGACTTATACGCTACAAATTAAAGACATTCAAGAAACCGACGCTGGTTTCTACCATTGTCAAATCATAATTTCGCCAAGTAATAGGGTCTCAGCTGAGGTGGAATTACAAGTACGGCGCCCCCCTTTCATTTCCGACAATTCGACGCGATCGGTTGTCGTATCAGAGGGACAAG CCGTCCAGATGGAGTGCTACGCCGGGGGTTACCCGCCGCCGAGAATCTCATGGCGTCGTGAAAACAACGCCATTTTGCCCACTGGTGGCTCCATCTACCGTGGCAACGTGatgaaaatcaaacaaataaaaaaagaagatCGTGGCACATATTATTGCGTCGCTGAGAATGGCGTTGGCCGAGGGACGAAACGTAACATTGCCGTCGAAGTGGAATTTGCGCCGGTTGTGACCGTGCCTCGGCCACGCCTCGGTCAAGCCCTCCAATACGACATGGATTTGGAGTGTCACGTGGAGGCGTATCCCCCGCCTGCTTTGACCTGGGTCAAGGACGAAGTCGCATTATCCAATAACCAACATTACAGTATTTCGCATTTCGCAACAGCGGACGAATTCACCGACACGACTTTACGTGTGATAACGATTGAGAAACGCCAGTATGGGCAGTATATTTGTAAAGCGTCGAACAAATTGGGCTCGGCAGAGGGCGTGGTCGAGTTGTTTG AGATTTCCACGCCCAACATTAATTATCCAGGCCTTGTGTGGTTGAATACGAGTCCAAGGCCAACTTGCAACGCCGTCTTAATTACGATTACAATTCTCACAACGACTCtgttgcatttcttttgtttgttttag
- the psidin gene encoding phagocyte signaling-impaired protein — translation MTSKVQHVQDNSVAERRLRPIYDWLDIGNNKKALQECEKVLKKTPNLLCAKALKALTLHRMGKEGEALAILEALTADSPTDDATLQAMTLCYRELQQLEKICKLYETAVKLEPANEELYTHLFMSYARVFDFKSQQKTAMTLYKHKPKTPYYCWAVMSIILQATRGEGKNDAKKRSLLLSLAERMMEKLIVDGKLDAEQEVQLYVMVLELQGKFEEVLVILDGPLGTKLACSNQPHNKLKYLVPLKCWDDVNLLCKGILIESVDRWDIWKEYINSVFALMEAKPYESNNHDNGASDNDLETVDDTPEKCHEFICRIVENGADNGFLLRGPYLARFELCSRLVKCNVDSSDVLGETIELFIEYFRKFGHKPCCVSDLRHYLDLLDCEKKAELSARLIKDVGISSTSVPQSEQQMQRHLCALQLSRLCGAHRNLTSDHLKALVTAFSLHYEHGYQTYGTNLLSTDLGPSDPYALLAAHVLYDLSQSEKKSEPIVAALVLLENMLKNSPSNFHAKLLCVRLYHTVGGCLGAQNMYSSLDTKHLQLDSLGFIHCARLATTGLYSLCSNLFDVTLKFFSSNYKDSSDHITFSYKYGSFIKLDEFMDFRERLNNSMHYTTVAIDRIVLSLVECTTLDTLYNIDISPKDDKIDWEALRDNHDLSVYISWDPERIKGPPEEYEEIRTFFKQNKIFLKLRTSLLWALSAAVDIVKSSDGVRTKYMDQLATILADWEELSTKNRNHAPLCQHLVTLPLPSRLHVALATPHFDIVGRMLRLLLAVVSEGCSKEDDLVEKIESGVKAMVDMIENRGKNSADLIYRRETMEYVVNAVEVLSVSSLICLLCNDLVKPPSKKGKKKVSEASSWKETVVRLANSFKTHINALNEVLQTWAQFSVSSDLALMLESVNLSNDGHNVCENIVNSYVLAVREIQCVLKNKIKMLSSIQ, via the exons ATGACTTCGAAGGTCCAACACGTGCAGGACAACTCAGTAGCCGAACGGAGATTGCGCCCCATTTACG ATTGGCTGGACATCGGCAACAACAAAAAAGCGCTCCAGGAGTGCGAGAAAGTGCTGAAAAAGACGCCGAATTTGCTGTGCGCGAAAGCGCTCAAAGCCCTGACGCTGCACCGGATGGGCAAGGAGGGCGAAGCCCTGGCCATCCTGGAGGCCCTGACTGCCGACAGCCCCACGGACGACGCCACGCTCCAAGCCATGACTCTGTGCTACAGAGAGTTGCAACAAC ttgaaaaaatttgtaaattgtaCGAGACTGCGGTCAAGTTGGAGCCGGCAAATGAGGAGCTTTACACGCATTTATTTATGTCTTATGCGCGTGTTTTCGATTTTAAATCGCAACAGAAAACGGCAATGACGCTGTACAAGCACAAGCCCAAAACGCCGTACTATTGCTGGGCTGTTATGAGTATTATTTTACAAGCCACGCGTGGCGAGGGCAAGAACGATGCGAAAAAACGCAGTTTATTGCTGAGTCTGGCCGAACGTATGATGGAAAAGTTGATTGTCGATGGGAAACTTGATGCGGAACAGGAAGTTCAACTGTATGTTATGGTTTTGGAGCTGCAGGGCAAGTTTGAGGAGGTTTTGGTTATTTTGGATGGGCCTCTCGGTACCAAGCTGGCTTGTAGTAATCAGCCCCATAATAAGCTGAAGTATTTGGTGCCCCTCAAGTGCTGGGATGATGTTAATTTGTTGTGTAAGGGGATCTTGATTGAGAG TGTAGACAGGTGGGATATTTGGAAGGAATACATCAACTCGGTGTTTGCCCTAATGGAGGCCAAACCTTACGAAAGTAACAATCATGATAATGGGGCCTCTGATAACGATTTAGAAACGGTAGATGACACCCCGGaaaagtgtcacgaatttatTTGTCGGATTGTTGAAAATGGGGCCGATAATG gttTTTTATTAAGGGGGCCCTACTTAGCCCGCTTTGAGCTTTGTTCGCGTCTCGTAAAATGTAACGTTGACTCGAGCGATGTTCTCGGCGAAACAatcgaattatttattgagtATTTTCGTaaattcggacacaaaccgtGCTGTGTTTCCGATTTACGCCATTATTTAGATTTACTAGATTGTGAAAAAAAGGCCGAATTATCGGCACGTTTAATCAAGGATGTTGGGATCAGTTCAACAAGTGTGCCTCAGtcg GAACAACAAATGCAACGCCATCTATGTGCCCTCCAATTGTCACGTTTATGTGGAGCACATCGTAATCTAACTTCTGATCATTTGAAAGCTTTAGTTACTGCATTTTCGCTACATTACGAGCACGGTTACCAAACTTACGGCACTAATTTACTGTCGACTGATTTAGGGCCTTCTGACCCGTATGCACTTTTAGCGGCGCACGTTTTGTACGATTTATCACAAAGTGAGAAAAAATCCGAACCGATTGTTGCCGCTCTTGTCTTATTAGAAAATATGCTCAAGAATAGTCCGAGTAATTTTCACGCAAAGTTGTTGTGTGTGCGGCTGTATCATACAGTGG gCGGTTGTCTCGGTGCCCAAAACATGTACAGTAGTTTAGACACGAAACATTTACAATTAGATTCGTTAGGTTTTATACATTGTGCTAGATTAGCAACCACCGGTTTGTATTCGCTGTGTTCGAATTTGTTTGACGTTACGTTAAAATTCTTCTCGTCGAATTACAAAGAT AGTTCGGATCATATAACATTTTCGTATAAATACGGTTCGTTCATAAAACTGGACGAATTTATGGATTTTAGGGAACGACTGAACAACAGCATGCACTATACAACAGTTGCAATCGATCGAATAGTATTGAGTTTAGTTGAATGTACAACATTAGACACCCTGTACAACATCGACATATCACCAAAAGACGATAAAATCGACTGGGAGGCGTTACG AGACAATCACGATCTTAGCGTTTATATCAGTTGGGACCCTGAACGTATCAAAGGCCCGCCTGAAGAATACGAAGAAATTCGCACATTTttcaagcaaaataaaattttccttaAATTACGTACGTCACTGCTGTGGGCGTTATCAGCAGCCGTGGACATTGTCAAATCATCAGACGGCGTCCGAACCAAATACATGGACCAATTGGCTACGATTTTGGCCGATTGGGAGGAGCTAAGCACCAAAAATCGAAACCACGCCCCTTTGTGTCAACACCTGGTCACTTTGCCCCTCCCCTCGCGCCTTCACGTGGCCTTGGCCACGCCCCATTTTGACATCGTGGGGCGAATGTTGCGCCTTTTATTGGCCGTTGTGTCCGAGGGTTGTTCCAAAGAAGATGATTtagtggaaaaaattgaaagtggGGTCAAGGCCATGGTCGATATGATTGAAAATCGGGGGAAGAACTCGGCTGATTTGATTTATCGGCGGGAAACGATGGAATATGTTGTGAATGCAGTCGAg GTTTTGTCCGTTTCGTCGCTCATTTGTTTGTTGTGCAATGATTTGGTGAAGCCGCCGAGTAAAAAAGGCAAGAAAAAAGTGAGCGAAGCGTCGTCGTGGAAGGAAACCGTGGTTCGGCTGGCAAATAGTTTCAAAACGCACATTAACGCCTTGAATGAGGTTTTGCAAACTTGGGCGCAGTTTAGTGTTTCGAGTGATCTGGCGCTGATGCTGGAGTCGGTGAATTTGAGCAATGACGGACACAATGTGTGCGAGAATATAGTAAACAGTTACGTGTTGGCCGTTCGAGAGATACAgtgtgttttgaaaaataagatTAAAATGTTGAGTAGTATACAGTAA
- the Reg-5 gene encoding rhythmically expressed gene 5 protein — translation MKFLCLFLVLMCYYESAVVDSSAIPMWEFLSKDEKMSYLYSMFANQVEQFCGKSTMANCNKELLKYGLGKLKDMPEDHLDVMDPYQRGANDIIWDSMMEGHEMMKTTKSRPSTTTKPNSYDDDSFGDYGAASSKIDNIYRVAPPKGFVYTVQTGTPQYISSPYSKFQQTYTEKYAVKVYPDGRPVLENTSQQPQDDDLRQYQLSKVKIPNL, via the exons atgaagtttttgtgtttgtttttggTGCTAATGTGTTATTACGAATCAGCGGTTGTTGATTCCTCGGCAATTCCCATGTGGgagtttttgagcaaagatGAGAAA ATGTCCTACTTGTACTCGATGTTCGCCAATCAGGTCGAGCAGTTCTGCGGCAAATCTACGATGGCTAATTGTAACAAGGAGTTGCTGAAGTACGGCCTCGGCAAGCTGAAGGACATGCCAGAGGATCATCTCGATGTCATGGACCCTTACCAGAGGGGCGCCAATGATATAA tttgGGACTCGATGATGGAAGGCCATGAAATGATGAAAACAACAAAATCGCGCCCTTCAACCACCACCAAACCCAACAGTTACGACGACGATTCCTTTGGCGACTACGGCGCCGCTTCGTCAAAAATCGAcaatatatacagggtggcccCTCCTAAAGGCTTCGTCTATACAGTTCAAACGGGGACTCCCCAGTACATTTCCAGCCCTTACTCGAAATTCCAACAAACTTACACCGAAAAATACGCTGTTAAAGTGTACCCTGATGGGCGTCCGGTGCTGGAAAACACCAGCCAACAGCCCCAAGATGACGACTTGCGGCAGTACCAACTGTCCAAAGTGAAAATCCCCAACTTGTAA